The sequence gcaatatatattgatgaacaatgtagtatatactgatgaataacaaaatttaaaatattctgctacctcgaggattcgaaccctgcggaaaaaaaatctccctccagatacaatatcagccataggattgataaaataaatgcaccagatcgtgcctcatgttacacgaaaattagggggtctcattggagcaccccctatatatatatatatatatatacatatgaagtgaagaaaaaggatccaCCAAAATTGAGTGAAGAAATAGACCTACcgtgtgtgtgttggcctagcagTAGGAGATTAATGCCCAAGACCTGAGGTCCCAAGTTCGAATCCTTCATCTcgtggtctttaaatttctgCCACGACATCGTTTCCACGTTGTGGAGGtcctgagttcgattcctccatctcgcggtctttaaatttctttatttacattaatttttttatttacttattacgcagtctttaaatttcttcattTACTTATTACTCACTTGTTGACGACACAGGTTTTAAATGGTGaccaaaatgataaaagtgGAAACTACTATattgtggacgaagggagtatataatttatcaaaaaaaaaaaaagacccaCCAAAGTTgatgtataattaattttttgagtGAAGAAATAGACCCACTAAAGTTGATGTACTAAATAGttagttttttgtaaatattaagtTGAATTAGAAATGTGATTTATGATaatgtcaaaaataaaaattagtgaaaacGGATTGACAGAGATAGAGGAGGCAAATAATAAAGTagtcattttgtttaaataaaaattaaatataatcatAAAAATTAGAATATGTTCAAAAAAGAACATTGaggcaaatattaaaatagtcaCTCTACTTAAGTAAAAGTTCATTatagtcataaaaattagtaatATATTAATCATATAATCCCTTTGTCCCGGTCTAAtagtctcatttcttttgggcacggaaattaagaaatttgctttttgaatataaaaatgtgtaaaggtgtgtgagatcatattatttgtagtgtaaaatcattatcaaaaataaaaaaaggcaCTATTGAAGTGGAATGGAGCGAGTacatttttactaaaatatccttttagtatccatttcaaCTTTAGATGACTAAAAGTTATTCTTGTGATAGGAAGGTATTCTGGGGAATGAAGGACGGGGCGGTGGAGAGAAATTTGTTGGgagttggtggtggtggttgtttgGTGGGGTGGGTAGGGTgtagcattttttattttttttatttaattgttatgtttttcatttttccatATTTCCAGATTCctacaattattattttttatttttctttttattataattttattaagagTAAACAGTATATTTACAAGTATTAACATAGAAGAATTATGAAACTTTACATTGAttgaaataacactaatttGCTATCTAAAATTAGGCGAAGTTTCTTGATTAAAAATACAGGGTCTAAATTTTCttacaagaatatgattatcaataagaaaatcaaacatgtaaaaaaaattgtaaactTATGGGCCCAACTCGAAATATTTTagccagaaaaaaaaaatttgattagCCTGAGCTAAAAATAACCTTAAACCGAATAGGGTCGGCCCAAAACCAAGTGGCCTAATGTccatctttaaatttctttatttaattgttaatttggaaacattaaaataaaaattgaaagagaaaagaaGATCGGAGAGAATATATGTACCCTTCTGAACTAACACTATATGTGGAAGCAATCTAATCCAATTATAACTCTGCAATCAAAATCCTTacctataaatacctcaaaaCCCTAAAGAAGATCAAATTCACTGCCGCCGCTAGCTATGGTGGCCATAAACACTCGCCGATCTCTCCATCTCCCCCAAGAACTCACCGAAGTAATACTGTCAAGTCTTCCGGTGAAATCACTCCTAAGATTCAGGTGCGTTTCGAAGTCATGGCGCTCTTCGATCGACAGCGAAAAATTCATCAAAACCCACCTCCAAAAGTCATCGAAAAACGTATCTTTATCGCATCACAGGCTCATCACTAGTAATGTTGTCGACTCCGACAATCCGGCGTCGCCGTTCTTACTGTTGGAAGACTCCGTTCATATCGTGGGTTGCTGTAATGGACTGGTCTGCTGCTGCATTTTCAAGGAAGGGCGTTTTTTCTTGTGGAATCCTGCTACCAGAATCTCCAAGAAATTGCCCAAAATGCCAATAGAGAAAGACGATCTTCCCTGCCAGAACTATGGGTTCGGTTGGGATGAATCGAGCGGTGCATACAAGGTGTTTGTTGTTTTGATTAGTAAGGGTTGGGTGGGTAAAGTTTATAGTTCAAACACAAATTCATGGAAAACAGTTGagtgttttgatttttgtaacATATTTGGTTTTGAAGCGCATTTTGTGAGTGGAAAGCTTCATTGGGCGAGGATGGATGAGTACGTGGGTCGTTACGGGTATGTTGAAGACATTGTAGCGTTTGATTTGAAGAGTGAGGAGTTTGGAGTGATGAAGCTGCCATGTGAGTCAGTGATGTGGTTGGGCGTCAACGCCAACCAGGGATGCCTTTGCGCGGTTTCTTATGATGAGAGAACAGAATTTGGAGTGTGGTTAATGAAGCAGGATTCATGGGTGAATGTGGGGCATGTTGTTTTTTATATGCCTTATGAAATTCTTCCAGTTAGTTGCGGACATGATACAGAGATTTGGCGAGTTCGTCCATTGATTTTTGAGCTCGACGATCCTCCAGCACAGGATGATGATGAGCTTTTGCCGTTCCAGAAAATTAGAGCTTCCACGCCGAGGCATCTCTATGTCGAAAGTTTAGTCTCTTTAAGCTTCCTTGCCAAAGCATCTCTACGTCGTAAAAAGCAAAGAGTAAACGTACCAAAGCTTCCTTAGAAGTGAATATCCACATTGCAAGTTTAGTCTCTCTCCAGTCTAATATTTCATGCTCCATTTTATATAGAATTATTTTTGGATTGAtcttagttttattgttttctgaTTCATTTGTCTATCATAGTTTGTGTTGGTGGTGTTTATTTTAGCTGATAATGTTAGATGGATAAAAATAATGTTTGCAAATCTGAATGTATTCCATGGGGATTGGAGCtattgttaattttttatacACTGTTGTTGAATTGCCATATTGTTGAATTGCCATAGAGAGCATGTTTCAGCTACAATCGtttcatgcatatatattcttGTTGAGTTAATATGTGAATCTATACATTTTCTTTTTGTAAAAGGAAATAATATCCATAAGGATAAAAGACTGGAGAAAAgagctactccctccgtcagtctttttgttgttgAATTGCCATATTGttaaaagtattccactttggctgggtacggagtttaataaaattggagatgatgttgatgtagtggagaaatggtcccaccactttatgagatgtgtggttgagattgaatttgaagtgagtttttttgtaaataaagagtgtttgtaaggataaaatatgaaggtggatggtgggaccatgacttaaaaaggaaagtgaaatactttttgcggacgccaaatatagtaattgtagaatacttttggcggacagatggagtattttttatgtaaatgtaCCTCAATATTCTTAGGGGGTGTTTGCTTTGGAAGAGtagatttgatagataaaaataataaggctaatcacttgtttactttgatgaattgaaactttgggatatgtCAAGGTCCTTGttaactattgaaaataaaaatactcaatcatgcatcttatcgATCACGGTAACGCCCttcatgatttaaaaaaaaaaatccgcaCCCCTTTCGCTGTCTGACTTCATTTGACCTCTTAGCTAGAGACGTAAATGAATTGAACTGAAGTGAATATCATTGTATTTGATATGCATTCGTAAAATATTTACATATGCGAATTTGTACTCCAATATCTTTTGAATGTTATTTGCAATTTGTATTTGATTCACACACTTTGGAATTTGGGGTTTGGTTGGGTTGAATCGAGTGGTGAGTATAAGGTGTTTGTTAATGTGGTTAATCATGATAATATTTACAATAGGAAACTGGTTGGTAAAGTTTATTATTTACAATATGAATCTGGTTTGGTAAAGTTTATAGTTAAAAGACAAAATCATGGAAAGCAATTGACTTCTGTTATGATTTATAGTTTAAAAAGAAATATAGATTGCTGGGTGTGGTTCGTGGTTGCGTTTGAGTGcagtattataatattttttttcatgaaagaGTCGTTCGAGTTTGGGTTATGAAGGAGGCATGGGAGAAAGTGGCGACTCTTTGTAATCTTGTTGAGCTAGCTCAACCACCATTGCTACGTCTGAAGGGAAAGATTTTTTGTAGATTATGGATCCACTTTGTTGGTTTACAATCCCCGTGATAATGTGTTCCGCCTTCCCCAGATTTGTGTGGAATATTGCCATGCACATGTATATGTTGAATGTGTAGTCTCACCAGAAGATTTGTGAAAGATCTAagtgttagaaccgggtacacgatcgagatattacaaaataaatattttgagataatacaactcaaattaattgaaatattacaaaagaaaattaatttgagaaattacaactgaaataattttatacaactgaaatatactgtataaataaattatacgtataataagtcgagtcgagatgaatctcttcccgcaagaagattatcgccccggtagtgctcttcggtttaggcgtatcttccccaaaggtaaaacgacttcgtctcgtcggatgtagcaccacaatccggcgagctccggcgaactgaataggatcaagaactgagctagACTTATGTTGTGAGTTGTGAATTATGATTCGTAAGTTGTGTTATGAAgctcacaacacacccatatttataggtgttaaaccaagtgtgaacggccggtgtgaacggccggtgtgaacggaaGATGTGAACGGACGACAGTCAACTCtggcggctgcggtaggtggccgcaatcgttgaacgcagaagttgaaactgattttccctcttcaacatccaaactttgacatacaatatctcactcaccggaaatcggttttgagacttcaagtatatcacgttgatctactcgagatgtagattaacatccaattattattttaattaaataataaatatttaattaaataatagttttcagatatggcataaaaccatatttccaacaatcccccacatgagtgagaaatcagtatgcgaaTGTATGCAGACATTTAGCTCAGTTCTCTTAAgtaacaacattgcatttggaaaggtagcttgtggctttgaacctgccatagtcaatattatcgagtataccggcggcctagtggattgtgttccttgaactagtcctcctcggtgtatactgagtcaacaatattgacacaatattgcttcaatccttattcgttctcacgtttgtgtccattacaggccttggaacacccctttggattcataagtgtttcaatcgaagcggccccacttcacacttacataggtgactcttaactcaagtatcctgctatacttgtcctcttcgaggagttctagagtcattaaaagtcaaagacttaacctcaccacgtgcaggtttccgaacactcactgttctacaaggaataggcaattcgagtgttcaacacacggattttcatagcttagttgtcccattgaaccaagttcttgggatcctccagtcatcatggttgggttgccactatgattatccttaatttgtggacttcaaacccattccccctaacagtttatacatctgatctcgatggatactttttgtcaaaggatccgctatgttatcaattgatcttgtataatcaattgtgataactccactagtgatcagatgtctcacggtattatgacgtcgacgaatatgtctcgacttaccgttatacaaatggttttgtgctcgtccgatagcagcttgactatcacaatgaattattacggacgacacaggtttcgaccaacatggaatatcctcgaggaaatttttaagccactcggcttcttcac comes from Salvia miltiorrhiza cultivar Shanhuang (shh) chromosome 3, IMPLAD_Smil_shh, whole genome shotgun sequence and encodes:
- the LOC131018395 gene encoding F-box/kelch-repeat protein At3g23880-like gives rise to the protein MVAINTRRSLHLPQELTEVILSSLPVKSLLRFRCVSKSWRSSIDSEKFIKTHLQKSSKNVSLSHHRLITSNVVDSDNPASPFLLLEDSVHIVGCCNGLVCCCIFKEGRFFLWNPATRISKKLPKMPIEKDDLPCQNYGFGWDESSGAYKVFVVLISKGWVGKVYSSNTNSWKTVECFDFCNIFGFEAHFVSGKLHWARMDEYVGRYGYVEDIVAFDLKSEEFGVMKLPCESVMWLGVNANQGCLCAVSYDERTEFGVWLMKQDSWVNVGHVVFYMPYEILPVSCGHDTEIWRVRPLIFELDDPPAQDDDELLPFQKIRASTPRHLYVESLVSLSFLAKASLRRKKQRVNVPKLP